The Neorhizobium sp. NCHU2750 genome contains the following window.
CGGCTACGAGGCCTATCTCTTCGACATGTCTCTTGATGACGGCGACAGGCTGCAGCGGGAACTGGTGCGGGCCGTGGCCGTTTGCGGATTTGCCGCGGCCAATATCATGCTCCTCTCGGTCTCGGTCTGGTCGGGCGCCGATGCCGCCACACGCGACATGTTCCACTGGATCTCCGCCCTCATCGCCGCCCCGGCGCTGATCTATGGCGGCCGCTTCTTCTACGTATCCGCCTGGAGCGTGCTCAAACGCGGCCGCACCAATATGGATGTGCCGATCGCGCTGGCCATCACGCTCTCCTATGCGGTGTCGCTGTGGGAGACGATGCATCACGGCGAACACGCCTGGTTCGACGCCACCGTGTCGCTCCTGTTCTTCCTGCTGATCGGCCGAACGCTCGATCATATCATGCGCGACCGGGCGAGGGCGGCGATCAGCGGCCTTGCCCGCCTCTCGCCACGCGGTGCGATGGTCGTGGCGGCCGATGGCAGCCGCGAATACCGCCCGGTCGAGGACGTGCGGCCCGGCGACCGGGTGGCGGTGGCGCTCGGCGAGCGCATTCCCGTCGATGGCGTGGTGGAGATCGGCGCAAGCGATCTCGACGTCTCGATCGTGACCGGCGAAAGCCTGCCGCAGGCGGTGGTCGTGGGCGACGCTGTCCATGCCGGCACGCTCAATCTCACCGGGCCGCTCGTCATTCTGGTCAGGGCTGCGGCAAAGGACAGTTTTCTTGCCGAAGTGATTGCGCTGATGGAAGTGGCCGAAGGCGCCAAGGCCGGTTACCGCCGGCTGGCCGACCGCGCCGCCCAGTATTATTCGCCGGCTGTCCACCTTCTGGCGCTGACGGCTTTCTTTTCCTGGGGCTTTGCCGGGGGCGACTGGAAGCGGGCCATGCTGATCGCCATTTCGGTGCTGATCATCACTTGTCCCTGCGCGCTCGGCCTTGCCGTACCGGTCGTCCAGGTCGTCGCCGCCGGCCGCCTGTTTAAAAACGGCATCATGGTCAAGGACGGCTCGGCGATGGAAAGGCTGGCGCAGGCAGACAGCGTACTCTTCGACAAGACTGGCACACTGACGCTCGGCCGTCCGCGGATCGTCAACGGCGCAGATATCCCGAGCCCGGTTCTGGGGCTTGCCGCGGGCCTTGCCGCTTTTTCCCGCCATCCGCTGTCGCGGGCGATCTGCTGGGTCGCATCCGGTCCTTTCCCGGTCTTCGACGACGTGGTCGAAATTCCCGGAAGCGGGCTGGAGGGCCGGCGCCCGGATGGAATGTACCGGCTCGGCAACCGCCGCTTCGCCTGTGGCGACGAAAATTCGCCAGGTGACGCCGATCTCGAAGTCGTTCTCGCCCGTGACGGGCACGAAATCGTCCGCATCCGTTTCGAGGATGCTCTGCGCCGCGATGCCGTCGCCACAATCGCTGCGCTCCAAAACGATGGCATGGCGCTCGGCCTCGTTTCGGGCGATCGGCCCGGACCGGTAAAGGCGCTTGCGACGGATCTCGGCATCGCAGCCTGGCAGGCGGCCACATCGCCGAAGGGCAAGGCCGATTATTGCGCCTCCCTTTTCGCGGCCGGTCACCGGGTGCTGATGGTCGGCGATGGCATCAACGACGCGCCGGCGCTGGCCGCCGCCCATGTCTCCATGGCGCCCGCCACGGCCGCCGATATCGGCCGTCAGGCCGCCGATTTCGTCTTCATGCACGAAAGCCTCAGGGCGGTAACCCTCGCCATCGAGGTGTCGCGCCGCGCCGGCCGGCTGATCCGTCAGAATTTTGCGCTGGCGATCGGCTACAATGTCATCGCGGTGCCGATCGCGCTTTGCGGCTACGCGACGCCGCTTATTGCCGCAGTCGCCATGTCGACCTCGTCGATCATCGTCGTCGTCAATGCGCTGAGATTGAACCGGCAGCGGGCTGAGCCTCTCATGTCGGATGCCGCGACCATCCTGCCCGATCCGGCAAAACAGGTCCGCGCCGCATGAATATGCTCATTTACCTCATTCCGGTCGCTCTTTTCCTCGGCGGGCTCGGGCTCGGCGCCTTTCTCTGGTCGCTGAAGAACGGCCAGTACGACGATCTCGATGGCGCCGCCTGGCGCATCATGGATGACGGCGACGATCGTCCCGGCTGAGGACATATTGTCGCCTGCACGGAATGTGACGAATTCACGCGCCGGCTCCCTTGCTCCTTGGCCCTGCGGATGCCAAAAGAAGGCGCAACAAAATCGGAGGTTACCCCCGTGGAACAGGCAGAAATTGGCCTCATCGGTCTTGGCGTCATGGGCGCCAACCTTTCCC
Protein-coding sequences here:
- a CDS encoding cation-translocating P-type ATPase, encoding MTCCAPGSEGQVVGSAPSSEELMLASRDLGEGRRQIDLSVPGVHCGACITSIEKALKSLGSVDRARVNLSTRRVSIVWRQVVDQILVDPAEFIDAIAEATGYEAYLFDMSLDDGDRLQRELVRAVAVCGFAAANIMLLSVSVWSGADAATRDMFHWISALIAAPALIYGGRFFYVSAWSVLKRGRTNMDVPIALAITLSYAVSLWETMHHGEHAWFDATVSLLFFLLIGRTLDHIMRDRARAAISGLARLSPRGAMVVAADGSREYRPVEDVRPGDRVAVALGERIPVDGVVEIGASDLDVSIVTGESLPQAVVVGDAVHAGTLNLTGPLVILVRAAAKDSFLAEVIALMEVAEGAKAGYRRLADRAAQYYSPAVHLLALTAFFSWGFAGGDWKRAMLIAISVLIITCPCALGLAVPVVQVVAAGRLFKNGIMVKDGSAMERLAQADSVLFDKTGTLTLGRPRIVNGADIPSPVLGLAAGLAAFSRHPLSRAICWVASGPFPVFDDVVEIPGSGLEGRRPDGMYRLGNRRFACGDENSPGDADLEVVLARDGHEIVRIRFEDALRRDAVATIAALQNDGMALGLVSGDRPGPVKALATDLGIAAWQAATSPKGKADYCASLFAAGHRVLMVGDGINDAPALAAAHVSMAPATAADIGRQAADFVFMHESLRAVTLAIEVSRRAGRLIRQNFALAIGYNVIAVPIALCGYATPLIAAVAMSTSSIIVVVNALRLNRQRAEPLMSDAATILPDPAKQVRAA
- the ccoS gene encoding cbb3-type cytochrome oxidase assembly protein CcoS, translated to MNMLIYLIPVALFLGGLGLGAFLWSLKNGQYDDLDGAAWRIMDDGDDRPG